The Kroppenstedtia pulmonis genome has a segment encoding these proteins:
- a CDS encoding NADP-dependent oxidoreductase → MKAVAISSFGSPDVLQVMEFNNPQASTNQVRVRVKAAGIQPFDLAVRSSGWVPPGLEVKCPQILGNEFAGIVDQVGEGVTDFSVGDEVLGWALLACYAEYVVVCVDQIVRKPKSMPWEEAGAITASGQTAHTALKELGVSNGDTVLIHGAAGGVGTVGVQLARAWGATVIGTASEGNHGYLRSLGAIPVSYGDGLVDRVRSLAPDGVDVAFDAAGDDALRASVELVPNKERIGTIASLELGGNLGVRVIRSQRSVNRLTELIDFYTQGKLRIHIRKTFPLHQAPDAHREIESGHGHGKVVLTVD, encoded by the coding sequence ATGAAGGCTGTAGCCATTTCTTCTTTTGGTTCCCCAGATGTCTTGCAAGTAATGGAATTTAATAACCCACAGGCAAGCACAAACCAAGTTCGTGTCCGGGTAAAAGCGGCTGGAATCCAGCCATTTGACTTGGCGGTACGAAGCAGTGGCTGGGTACCACCTGGTTTAGAGGTGAAGTGTCCGCAAATTCTTGGCAATGAATTTGCCGGAATTGTGGATCAAGTGGGGGAGGGTGTCACAGACTTCTCTGTCGGTGATGAAGTGCTGGGCTGGGCTTTACTGGCATGTTATGCGGAATATGTGGTGGTATGTGTTGATCAGATTGTGCGTAAGCCAAAGAGTATGCCTTGGGAAGAGGCTGGTGCCATAACAGCTTCGGGACAAACCGCCCACACCGCACTGAAGGAGCTGGGAGTGAGTAATGGTGACACGGTGTTGATACATGGAGCAGCAGGTGGGGTGGGTACCGTCGGAGTCCAGCTGGCCCGGGCCTGGGGAGCAACAGTCATCGGTACCGCCAGTGAAGGGAACCACGGCTATCTTCGTTCCCTTGGTGCGATTCCCGTCAGCTATGGAGACGGACTTGTCGATAGAGTTCGTTCCCTTGCACCGGATGGTGTGGACGTAGCTTTCGATGCTGCCGGAGACGACGCTTTACGTGCATCGGTGGAACTTGTCCCAAACAAAGAACGGATTGGCACAATCGCCTCATTGGAACTCGGGGGGAATCTCGGTGTTCGTGTTATCCGTAGTCAGAGATCCGTCAATCGGCTTACTGAGCTCATCGATTTTTACACACAAGGTAAATTGCGTATCCACATTAGAAAGACATTTCCTCTTCACCAAGCCCCAGACGCCCACCGAGAGATCGAGAGTGGACATGGACACGGAAAAGTTGTCCTTACAGTAGACTAA
- a CDS encoding VOC family protein → MKLNHINLTVTDVNAARKFLETYFGLKTNSTRGDSFAVLLDEDGLLLSLTKGKEVSYPKTFHIGFSQESEEQVNKINQHLKEDGFNVKPPQSLHRYTFYVKAPGGFTVEVHS, encoded by the coding sequence GTGAAACTAAACCATATCAATCTCACAGTTACGGATGTTAATGCTGCCCGAAAGTTCTTGGAGACCTATTTTGGGCTAAAAACAAACAGCACCCGTGGGGATTCATTTGCAGTATTACTGGATGAAGATGGTTTATTGCTTTCCTTGACGAAAGGCAAAGAGGTCAGCTATCCGAAAACCTTTCACATCGGCTTTTCACAGGAAAGCGAAGAGCAGGTCAACAAGATCAATCAACATTTAAAAGAGGATGGATTTAATGTAAAACCTCCACAGTCGTTACACCGTTATACCTTTTATGTTAAAGCTCCCGGTGGATTTACCGTGGAGGTTCACAGCTGA
- a CDS encoding LysR family transcriptional regulator encodes MELLQLHYFRKVAELEHMTKAARELRIAQPALSKTIARLEADLGVPLFDRQGRNIRLNSFGKAYLKKVETALMTLEDGRREVKDLAGMERGRIILATTSHKCFSDIIGSFISSNPDVKLQIIQASEKEKVQQLQSGDIDFCITFPPIKQTGIEGISFLTEKILLAVPHTHRFAKRSSIDLSEVADDPFIFIKQGNPFRDMTDEFCRKAGFTPNIVCEVDEHSAIIHFLRTGIGVAFLPETLMENTDISFHSMEIHRPVCQRTYQIAWLKNRYMSKVARKFRDFVVQSFNELPQRQN; translated from the coding sequence ATGGAGCTGCTACAATTGCATTATTTTCGTAAAGTGGCTGAGCTGGAGCATATGACAAAAGCTGCCCGTGAGCTTCGTATTGCACAGCCTGCTCTCAGCAAAACCATTGCCAGGTTGGAAGCGGATTTGGGTGTACCGTTATTTGATCGTCAAGGAAGGAACATTCGACTTAATTCATTCGGAAAAGCGTATCTAAAGAAAGTAGAAACGGCCCTTATGACACTTGAGGATGGCCGAAGAGAAGTAAAAGATCTTGCAGGTATGGAAAGAGGACGTATTATTTTAGCAACGACAAGCCATAAATGCTTTTCTGATATAATAGGTTCTTTTATTTCCTCGAACCCCGATGTCAAACTTCAAATCATTCAAGCTTCAGAGAAAGAAAAGGTGCAACAACTTCAGAGTGGAGACATCGACTTTTGTATCACTTTTCCTCCCATTAAACAGACAGGGATAGAGGGCATCTCTTTTCTCACTGAAAAAATCTTATTAGCTGTTCCCCATACACATCGATTTGCTAAACGAAGCAGCATTGACTTAAGTGAAGTGGCTGATGATCCTTTTATTTTTATAAAGCAAGGAAATCCATTTCGAGATATGACAGATGAATTTTGTCGAAAAGCAGGATTTACTCCAAATATTGTGTGCGAAGTTGACGAGCATTCTGCCATCATTCATTTCCTCCGTACAGGAATCGGTGTGGCTTTTTTGCCGGAAACCTTGATGGAAAACACGGACATATCCTTTCATTCCATGGAGATCCATCGCCCTGTTTGTCAGCGTACTTATCAAATCGCATGGCTTAAAAACCGCTATATGTCCAAGGTGGCACGTAAGTTTCGGGATTTTGTCGTCCAAAGTTTTAACGAATTACCGCAACGACAAAATTAA
- a CDS encoding GNAT family N-acetyltransferase, which translates to MEFYLKRLGIEDARALFAFELDNKSYFEKFVPPRGREYDHFEAFLHHLKSLLTEQTQGRCYFYLIKDQHDSILGRMNVVDIEESQGIGHLGYRVGKLHAGKGIASGALKQLLDHISEEGVIKQLHAKTTTTNIASQRVLEKNGFVQLGRSDESIELNGQHLKFVHYRWE; encoded by the coding sequence ATTTTATTTGAAAAGATTGGGTATTGAAGATGCCAGAGCATTATTTGCCTTTGAACTTGACAACAAGAGTTATTTTGAAAAATTTGTACCGCCTCGAGGTAGGGAATATGATCATTTTGAAGCTTTCCTTCACCATCTTAAGTCATTACTAACGGAACAAACTCAAGGGAGATGCTATTTTTATCTAATAAAAGATCAACATGATTCCATTTTAGGGCGAATGAACGTAGTGGATATAGAGGAATCTCAAGGGATCGGTCATCTCGGTTACAGAGTTGGTAAATTACATGCAGGAAAAGGAATTGCGAGTGGGGCATTAAAGCAATTATTAGACCATATATCAGAAGAAGGGGTTATCAAACAATTACATGCGAAGACCACAACCACCAATATCGCCTCTCAAAGAGTATTGGAGAAAAATGGATTTGTACAATTGGGCAGGAGTGATGAAAGCATTGAATTGAATGGTCAACACCTGAAATTTGTACATTATAGGTGGGAATGA